Below is a genomic region from Candidatus Micrarchaeum acidiphilum ARMAN-2.
TCGGTTCGCACAGGCATGAGGGAGGTCACGTGCACGGGGAAAGGGGCGGCATGCACATAAAACCGTCGTATTTCCTGGAAAAGCCAGTAAAAGTAGGCGACGAAGTCGAGGTCACCATAGAGGCTGTGGCTTCTAAGGGCGATGGAATAGCAAAGGTAAACGGCTTTGTAATCTTCATCAAGGGCGCCAAGCAGGGTGACAAGCTGAAGGTTAAGATAACTGAAGTCAAGGCAAGATATGCTGTGGGAGAACCGGTATAACCGGCGCTCTTCAAGCATACTAAAAGCCAGCAATTTTTGGCGTATTGCTCATTGAGTGCGTTATTGCCATACGTAAATATTCGTGGTCATATGTACGATTCTAGTCTAGAGCAGAAATGGAACGGCTACTGGAGGGAGCACAACATGTTCCTATTCGAAGATGAGAACAGGTCAAAGCCCCTGTACGTCATAGACACCCCACCACCTAATACCAATGGAGATTTGCACATGGGGCAGGCATTCTGGATATCCTACATAGACGCCATAGCCAGGTACAAGCGCATGAAGGGGTTCAACGTTTTATACCCGCAGGGCTGGGATACCCAGGGATTCCCGGTAGAGCTGCAGGTGGAGAAGCAGTACGGAAAGATCACAAACCAGAAAGATTTTTATGACAGATGCGTCGAATTTGCAAACAAAAACATCCAGAAAATGAAGGCGCAGATGATAGAGCTCGGCGCCTCATTCGACGAAAGATACGAATACATCACCATGTCTCCAGAATACAGGAAAAAGATACAGCTTTCGCTGCTGCTGATGCACGACAAGAAAATGCTTTACCGCGCAAACCATCCTGTGGAATGGTGCCCGCACTGCAAGAGTTCAATATCCAGGGAGGAGGTCGAGGAAAAGGAGAATACAACCAACCTTAACCACGTAAGGTTCGAGCTGCGCGGAAAGGAAGAGGGCAAAAGCATTGTTATAGCCACAACGAGACCAGAGCTGCTGCATGCGTGCGTAGCGGTGGCGGTAAACCCCTCCGACGAGAGATACGCAGGCTTGGTTGGCAAGACTGCGGCGGTGCCGATATTCGGAAGAGCAGTACCGATAATATCTGATGAATCCATAGAAAAGGATTTTGGGACCGGAGCAGAGATGGTATGCACTTTCGGAGACAAAAACGACGTACTCATGTTCTACAAGCACAAACTGGAGTTCATAGACTCGATAGACGAGTCTGGCAGGCTCAAGAACGCCGGCAAGTTCGATTCTATGACGATAACTGAGGCGAGGGCCGCGATACTCGACCATCTGGCAGAGACCGGAAGCCTCCTAAAGAAAGAAAGCATAAAGAACGTGGTAAAGATACATGACAAATGCGCCACCCCGATAGAGTTCATATCGTCAATGCAATGGTTCATAAAGACGAAGGAATTTGCCGTGAAAATAAAAGAAACCGCAAAAGAGATAAAATGGATACCAGACTTCACCATACAGCGGCTCTTTGACTGGTGCGATTACATAGAATGGGACTGGAACATATCACGAAACAGGGTTTTCGGCACCCCGATACCCTTCTGGTACTGCTCAGACTGCGGATACATTATCCCAGCAAGCAGGGACTCGCTTCCAATAGATCCAAAGGTCCAGCCATCTCCGGAGTCTAAATGCCCGTCGTGCGGCTCTAACAACATACAGGGCGAGGAAAAAACGTGCGACGTGTGGGTAGACTCTTCCATAACACCCCTCATAATAGCCGGCTGGCCTGAAAACAAAGACCTGATGAACCGCGCATTCCCTGCTTCAATAAGGATACAGGGCACCGACATAATACGCACCTGGGCTTTTTATACCATATTCCGCACGTCAATACTTGGCGGCGACAAGCCTTTTGAAGCCATAATAACAAGCGGCATGATACAGGGCACCGACGGCAGGGAAATGCACAAGAGCTTCGGAAACGGCGTAGACCCAAAGGACCTGATAGCCAAGTATTCGATAGATTCGGTAAGGCTGTGGGCCGCGCTGAGCGGAAACATAGGCAAGGACAAGCGGTTCTCCTATGAGGACATAGAATTCGCGAAAAGCTTCATAATAAAGCTGTACAACTCCTCGCTTTTCATAAAGAAAATACTTGCGGAAAACAAGCTTCCTGAAAAGGAACCGCATGGCCACTTCGGAGTATTCGATCTTTGGATACTGAACAGGCTCAACGATGTGGTAGCGCAGGTGGACAAGGCGTATTCGGAATACGACCTCTACCAGGCCATGAACGCTGCTATAGCCTTTTACTGGCACGAGTTCTGCGATTATTACATCGAGAACGTGAAGTACAGGGTATACTCTGAAGACAAAAAGATCGAGGGCAGCAAGGAAGCCGCAATATTCACGCTTTACCATGTAATGAATGTGATGCTCAGGGTTCTGGCTCCAGTAATGCCGCATGCCGCAGAAGAGATAAACGCAATGTTCAGCGGAAGCAGCATCTTCCTGAGCGAGTTCCCGAAGTCCGGGCAGATGCAGGAGCCTTCCGGATACGTGATAAACGGGCTCATATTCAAGAGCTCAACTATAGAGCTTGACTACTCAAATGCGGGAAAGCTGCTTAACGATATAATAGCCGATGTTAGGAAGGCCAAGTCTGCAGCAAAGCTCGCTCTGAACTACAAGGTAAAGATAATTAATATAAATCTTCCCAAAGAATATTATAGCGTTGTCTCTCTTGCGGAAAACGAACTCAAAGAGATATGCAAGGCGGACAAGGTTTCGCTGCAGCAGAGCGAAAATTACAGCGTCTCGATATCAGAGTAGCAAGTTTGTTCAGATTGCGGATTTATCGAATCTTAACGTAAGGTTTTTGAATGGCACGAATGCATACTAAAAAACACGGCAAATCAAAGTCCAGAAAGCCGATGCTTACAGAGGGCTCTCACCAGGAAAATCTCGAATTGTCAAAGGAGCAGATTGAAAAGATAATCTTGGACTACGCGAAGCAAGGCTACTCACCTGCGCTTATAGGGGAAAAGCTCAAAAAGGAGCACAAAGTGTTATATCCAAGGCAGGAGCTTGGCAAGAAGCTTTCTGAAGTGCTTGTGGAGAACAAGCTCTCCGGGCAGATACCCTACGACATGATGGACCTTATGAAAAAGGCAGTCAACCTGAACAAGCACATAGAAAAAAACAAGAAGGACGTGCACAATACAATCAGGCTAAAGCACATAGAATCCAAGATATGGAGGCTGACAAAGTACTACATAAGGAGGGGCGTGCTCCCGAGCAACTGGAGATACAACTACAAGGAGGCAGAGCTTTTGATAAAAGGGAGGTAGTGAATAATGGCAGTGCAAAAATCGGACAAGTGGAAATTCAAGAAGTGGTACACAATACTCGCCCCCAAGATGTTCAACGAGATAGAAATAGGGGAAATGCCGGCAAACAGCGACAAGTCTGCCTTGGGAAGGAACATAAAGGTGGCTTTGTCGAACCTGACTAACAACCCGTCAAACTCATACACCAACGTGATACTCAAGGTTACCGACGTAAATGGAAACGTTGCGCACACCAAGATAGTCGAAATGGCGCAGCTCTATTCGTATATAAGGTCCCTGGTAAGGAGGTATAGGAGTGTGGCTTCGGCGGTCCAGCCGGTCAAGACCAAGGACGACGTGGAAATGGTTGCCAAGGTAATAATAATAACAAGGGGCCGCACTGCCCACACCAAGCTTATAGGCCTCAGAAAGGAGCTTGAAGGATATCTGAAGTCTTATTTTTCGGAAAACGAACACAACGCCGCGATAATGGCGATAGTAGAGGGCAGGCTGCAGTCAGAGCTGGCAACAAAGCTCAATCACATAGCCCCTATAAACAAAATCGAAGTGAACAAGCTAGAGATAAAATCCTAGGCCTTGTCGAGCAGGTTCGCTTCGCCTTATGTGAGCCCTACTAATACAACCCCCAGGGTTATGGCTATTGTCCCGATCCACCTTATTATCGGTACCGGTTCGCCTATGACCGTAGCAGCGAGCACAACTGCAAATATGTAGCTCAGCCCTCCCATGCCATATATCCAGCTTAGATTTGTTCTGCTAAGCAAGTAGAAATAAAGCACGGTCGATACGAAATACGCCGCCAGCCCGGCAGCAAGAAATAAGGGCAGCCTGCTAAGAAGCGAATATTTGAGCAACAGCTGCCCGAAGGCTCCGAGGAGCGTAGAAATGAGGAGCACAGTTATAATCCTAAGATTGCCCTCCAAAACACCACCTAATAGGACAGCGCTATCAAGACTATGCCGAATACTACTACAATGACCCCGAGCAGCCTCCTGGAAGACACATGCTCCTTCAGCACAAACCCTGAGAGCGCAAGCACGAATATGAAACTGCTGGCAAACAGCGGATAGACAACCGAAAGCGGCGCTTCTGAAAGCACATAAAGGTACACTATCAGCCCCAGAACGTACCCTGCCACACCAATCCAGATTTTTTTGCTCCTCAGCGCGAGCCCAAACACGCCAACAATGCTGAGCGGCTTCTTTCCAACGGCCTTTTTGAACGTTATCTGCGATACTGAAACTATTGCTGCAGCAACAAGTGTTAAAAATATTATTATATATATAGACATCAATTCACTAGGGTATTGGAATGGCACCAATAAAGGCAAGCATACTGCTTTCTCTGGCAACTATAATACTAGCTATTTTATCTATATCCGTATATATATTTTATGGAGGCAGCGCAGTATTCTATGCGGCTGCAGTCCTTACCATAATATTCGGCCTTGCCAACGCGTGGTCGATATCAAGAGAGGAGTCCGAGATGCCTGTCAAGGCCCCTGCACCGCAGCCAATGCGAATCGCATCGGCAAAGCATGCCAGGCGCAAACCCGCGCGCAAGACATCTGTCGGCACAAAGTCAAAGTCCGGAATGCATCGGAGGACTTCAAAAGCCTGAGGAGTACTAAATGAAAACACTTATTATAGCGGAGAAGCCCAGCGTCGCGCTCAGGATAGCAATAGCCTTGGGCAACGGCCAGCACAAGTCCGTAAGAAACGGCAGGATAACCTATTATACGATGCCGCACGGCGATGGAGAAATATACGTTGCAGCGGCGGTAGGGCACCTTTTCACGATAAGGCAAAAGGGCAAGGAGAGGGCATATCCGATAACAGAAATAGAATGGGCGCCTTCATATCTGACAAACAAGCGCTCAGAGTATACGAAAGAGTATCTTTTTACGCTCAAGAAGCTTGCCCAGGAGTGCAGCACGTTTATAAACGCGTGCGACTACGACATAGAGGGCACGGTTATCGGTACCAACATAATAAAAGAGCTCTCCGGCTTGCAGGCAGAAGCCATAGGCAGCGTGTCCAAGCGCATGAAATTTTCAACTACAACGCCCAAGGACCTGCTAGATTCGTTCGGCAGCCTCCTGCCGCCAGACATAAACAACTTTTATGCAGGCGAAGCCAGGCACATGCTGGACTGGCTCTGGGGCATAAACTTCAGCAGGGCGCTTACTTCCGCGCTGTCAAGCTCGGGCCAGTACAAGCAGCTGAGCATAGGCAGGGTCCAAGGCCCGGCCCTCGGACTGCTTGCAAAAAGGGAAAAGGAAATCGCATCTTTCAAGCCAGAGCCTTACTGGAACGTTTTGGCGTACTCCGGCGAATTCGAGTTCATAAATTCCCGCGGCAACATATTTGCCAAGCAGGAGGCCGAATCTGCGTTTTCAGCGGCAAACTCTGGAAGGGACAATGCAGTTGTTTCGGAAGCTACGTCTGCGGAGCAGCTAAGGCGCCCGTATCCGCCGTTCGACCTGACATCCCTGCAGCTGGAAGCCAGCAGGGTCTTCGGGTTCGACCCGTCGGCCACGCTGGCCATGGCACAGTCTCTGTACGAACGCTCGTTCATATCATATCCGAGGACATCATCACAGAAACTGCCAAGGACACTGGGCCTTCCGCGCATAATAGCAGATCTTGGTAAAAACCCTGCCTATTCAACAATCGCGGCTGAAATAGCCTCAAAGGGAAGGTTCACTCCAGCGGAAGGGCCAAAGGAGGACGAAGCGCATCCGGCAATCTTTCCGACCGGAGTGACACCCAAAGGCATAACCGGATCAGAAGAAAAGCTATACGATCTCATAGCCAGGAGGTTCCTGTCGTGCTTCGGGGAGTATGCAAAGGTCAACAATTTTTCGCTCGAGATAAGCATCGGCGGCGAAACGTTCGAGGGGAAGGGATCCAAAGTCACATATCCGGGCTGGCTGGATTATTACAAGTACGCAAAGATAAAGGAGAGGGATCTGCCGAACCTGGAAAAGGGCCAGCGCGTTGAGATAACCGACATAAAGATGCCGGAGTTGCAAACCGCCCCGCCGAAAAGGTTTACAAAGGCGGGCCTTATATCAGAGCTGGAAAAGCACAACCTGGGCACCAAGGCAACGCGCGCCGCAATAATAGACACGCTATTCAAAAGGAACTACATAGAAGGCTCATCTATACGAGTTACGGAATTCGGGATGACCGTATACGATGCCCTTGAAAAGAACTGCAGCATGATAGTCGACGAGGACACCACCATAACGCTAGAAAAGGACATGGACTTGATATCGAAGGGCAAGATGCCGGAAAGCGAGGTGCTGAAGAAGGGCAAGGAGGTGCTGCTGACTGCCATAGAGACATTCAACAGCAACAAGGAGAAGATATCTGAAGAGATGAAGGAAAGCTTCAAGTCAGCCAACGTACTGGGAAAATGCCCCAAAGACGGCGGAGATCTTGTGATAAAGAGGTCGTTCCGCGGCAAGCAGTTCGTAGCATGCTCCAACTATCCAAAATGCACCAACACCTATCCGTTGCCGCAGAACGCCAAGATCGTGCCTACCGGCAATGCCTGCGAATTCTGCCATACTCCAATAGTTAAGATCATACGGCGCGGCAAGCCGCCGTTCGAGATAGACCTGGATCCGAACTGTGTCACAAAGGACGCCTTCAAGAAGAAGCTCGAGGCCAAGGCGGAGAAAGCCTCCGAACCCCAGAAGCCAAAGCCAAAGCCCAAGCCTGCAGCAAAGAAAAGGGAGAAGCCAAAGCCCAAAAAGGCAAAAAAGCAGAAAAAGCGCGCAGAAGCGCAGCCGAAAGGCGAGGCATAAGATGTTCATCCCGATGCAATACAGAAAGCTCAAGCGCGGCCCGCAGGTAATACTGCCTAAGGATATAGGCATAATAATAGCCTACTCTGGAATAGGCAAGGAAAGCAGGTGCGTCGACGCAGGGACAGGAAGCGGATGGCTGGCCGTCTCGCTTGCCAGGCTCTGCAAGGAAGTCGTAAGCTACGAGCTGCGCGAGGACTTCATAAAAATAGCCGAAAGAAACAAGGAGATATCCGGTGCGCAGAACCTTACCATAGTGAACAAGGACATTACCAAGGGCATATCTGAAAGGGACGTAGACTTGGTCACTCTAGACATGCCGAATTCGGACAAGGCAGTGCGCCACGCATACAAGGCTCTCAGGCCTGACGGCTACATCGTAGGATACCTGCCGCACATGGAGCAGGTTAAAAAATTCGTGGCAAAGCTGGAGAAGACGGGCTTCAGGAACACATACGTGCTAGAGGTCATAGCGAGGGACATGCTTGTCAGGGAGAGCGGCATGAGGCCAAGCACAAAAGGAGTTTGGCATACTGCCTACCTGGCTTTTGCGCAGAAGTAGTTAGCCAATTGCCAAATCACACAAAAGGCATATATTAAGCCATGCCGAATTATTTCCGATGGAGAAGGAAGTTAAGAAGGCGCAGGACGGCGATGAAAGATTCGCCGGCGAGACCTACAGCACCGTGGCTATTAAGACCATATACTCAAAGCTGGCCAAACTGGCAGGAACCAGCAACAATGCCAAATTTCTTATTTCAATGTACCTGCTATACAAGGAATTTCTGATAAAATACGGCGAAATAACATCGAACAAGGTGGACAAGGACCCGAAAGTCATTTCTGACGCTGTTGCTGCGGTCGTAGTAAAAAACGTGGAAAGCAAAAAGCTGAAGGTGGAGGACATAGAAAAGGCGTCGGCCTACGGCGTAGACATACTTAACGAATTCATCTACAACCTTGAGAACGGTATAAAACCTGATCCGGACGTAGAGATAATGGTAATGCTTGGTACAAAACTGATGGGCGATTTAGAGTCTGTAAACATGCTGCATTTCGAGCCCATCGCAACGCCGATAATGTTCGGCATACTTAAGGAATACAAGAACATAACAGACGCAGTCAAAATACTGAGGGGCCAGGAAACCTCGTTTGCAAAGAAAAACGAAAACGACAATGAAATGTACCGCTGACTAAGGATAAAACATGAGGCGTATGTAAAAACATACGCCCCGGGTGGATGAGAATAGGGTTGTTGTAGAATAAGCAAAAATTGCTATAAGAAATGCTATGTAATTTATCTATCACATATAAATACATTGCGTTTTGAAATCTTTACCTGGGTATATTGGACATTGCGGTATACTGCCGCCGTGCCAAAAGTGGTGTATTGGATGTACGACGCAAAAAAGAAGCAGAAAAACATAGAGCGGGCCAAGGCCGCAAAAGAGATGGAAATAACACTGGACGTAGAAGACAAGGTAATCAAGGCTGTTCAGGATTATT
It encodes:
- a CDS encoding tRNA methyltransferase complex GCD14 subunit; translation: MFIPMQYRKLKRGPQVILPKDIGIIIAYSGIGKESRCVDAGTGSGWLAVSLARLCKEVVSYELREDFIKIAERNKEISGAQNLTIVNKDITKGISERDVDLVTLDMPNSDKAVRHAYKALRPDGYIVGYLPHMEQVKKFVAKLEKTGFRNTYVLEVIARDMLVRESGMRPSTKGVWHTAYLAFAQK
- a CDS encoding DNA topoisomerase I codes for the protein MKTLIIAEKPSVALRIAIALGNGQHKSVRNGRITYYTMPHGDGEIYVAAAVGHLFTIRQKGKERAYPITEIEWAPSYLTNKRSEYTKEYLFTLKKLAQECSTFINACDYDIEGTVIGTNIIKELSGLQAEAIGSVSKRMKFSTTTPKDLLDSFGSLLPPDINNFYAGEARHMLDWLWGINFSRALTSALSSSGQYKQLSIGRVQGPALGLLAKREKEIASFKPEPYWNVLAYSGEFEFINSRGNIFAKQEAESAFSAANSGRDNAVVSEATSAEQLRRPYPPFDLTSLQLEASRVFGFDPSATLAMAQSLYERSFISYPRTSSQKLPRTLGLPRIIADLGKNPAYSTIAAEIASKGRFTPAEGPKEDEAHPAIFPTGVTPKGITGSEEKLYDLIARRFLSCFGEYAKVNNFSLEISIGGETFEGKGSKVTYPGWLDYYKYAKIKERDLPNLEKGQRVEITDIKMPELQTAPPKRFTKAGLISELEKHNLGTKATRAAIIDTLFKRNYIEGSSIRVTEFGMTVYDALEKNCSMIVDEDTTITLEKDMDLISKGKMPESEVLKKGKEVLLTAIETFNSNKEKISEEMKESFKSANVLGKCPKDGGDLVIKRSFRGKQFVACSNYPKCTNTYPLPQNAKIVPTGNACEFCHTPIVKIIRRGKPPFEIDLDPNCVTKDAFKKKLEAKAEKASEPQKPKPKPKPAAKKREKPKPKKAKKQKKRAEAQPKGEA
- a CDS encoding ribosomal protein S3Ae, which encodes MAVQKSDKWKFKKWYTILAPKMFNEIEIGEMPANSDKSALGRNIKVALSNLTNNPSNSYTNVILKVTDVNGNVAHTKIVEMAQLYSYIRSLVRRYRSVASAVQPVKTKDDVEMVAKVIIITRGRTAHTKLIGLRKELEGYLKSYFSENEHNAAIMAIVEGRLQSELATKLNHIAPINKIEVNKLEIKS
- a CDS encoding Ribosomal S13S15 domain protein; its protein translation is MARMHTKKHGKSKSRKPMLTEGSHQENLELSKEQIEKIILDYAKQGYSPALIGEKLKKEHKVLYPRQELGKKLSEVLVENKLSGQIPYDMMDLMKKAVNLNKHIEKNKKDVHNTIRLKHIESKIWRLTKYYIRRGVLPSNWRYNYKEAELLIKGR
- a CDS encoding deoxyribonuclease/rho motif-related TRAM: MSEEEAGEEDSGQNEGFGSHRHEGGHVHGERGGMHIKPSYFLEKPVKVGDEVEVTIEAVASKGDGIAKVNGFVIFIKGAKQGDKLKVKITEVKARYAVGEPV
- a CDS encoding valyl-tRNA synthetase; translation: MYDSSLEQKWNGYWREHNMFLFEDENRSKPLYVIDTPPPNTNGDLHMGQAFWISYIDAIARYKRMKGFNVLYPQGWDTQGFPVELQVEKQYGKITNQKDFYDRCVEFANKNIQKMKAQMIELGASFDERYEYITMSPEYRKKIQLSLLLMHDKKMLYRANHPVEWCPHCKSSISREEVEEKENTTNLNHVRFELRGKEEGKSIVIATTRPELLHACVAVAVNPSDERYAGLVGKTAAVPIFGRAVPIISDESIEKDFGTGAEMVCTFGDKNDVLMFYKHKLEFIDSIDESGRLKNAGKFDSMTITEARAAILDHLAETGSLLKKESIKNVVKIHDKCATPIEFISSMQWFIKTKEFAVKIKETAKEIKWIPDFTIQRLFDWCDYIEWDWNISRNRVFGTPIPFWYCSDCGYIIPASRDSLPIDPKVQPSPESKCPSCGSNNIQGEEKTCDVWVDSSITPLIIAGWPENKDLMNRAFPASIRIQGTDIIRTWAFYTIFRTSILGGDKPFEAIITSGMIQGTDGREMHKSFGNGVDPKDLIAKYSIDSVRLWAALSGNIGKDKRFSYEDIEFAKSFIIKLYNSSLFIKKILAENKLPEKEPHGHFGVFDLWILNRLNDVVAQVDKAYSEYDLYQAMNAAIAFYWHEFCDYYIENVKYRVYSEDKKIEGSKEAAIFTLYHVMNVMLRVLAPVMPHAAEEINAMFSGSSIFLSEFPKSGQMQEPSGYVINGLIFKSSTIELDYSNAGKLLNDIIADVRKAKSAAKLALNYKVKIININLPKEYYSVVSLAENELKEICKADKVSLQQSENYSVSISE